Sequence from the Corallococcus sp. EGB genome:
CCCGCCCCGAGCCCACGCCTCCGCCCACTCGCAAGGCGATGGTGCGGCGCATCCTCCCGCTCAACGTGCGGCTGGTGACGACGGAGGACGGCAAGGTGCGCCGCTCGGCGTCGGGGGTCGTCATCGGCACGGAGGCCGGTGAGTCCGGGCCCGTCAGCTATGTGCTCACCAACGCGCACGCGGTGGAGCAGGGCGACCTGAAGGCGCCCGTGCTCAAGGTGGTGCTGGACCGCCGCGCGGAGTCGCACGAGTACCTGGCGGAGGTGGTGGCCGAAGGCCAGGTGCCGGACCTGGACCTGGCGCTCCTGCGCGTGTCGGGCGTGGCGTGGCCCGTGGCGGACCTGGCCGCCGATGACGAGCTGGAGCCGGGCGAGGACGTGGTGGTGGCGGCGTCCCCCTACGGCCGCGCGCTGTCCATCTCCGGCGGCATGGTGTCCCAGGTGGAGTGGGATCAGCAGACGAAGCACCCGCGCATGCTGAAGACGGACGCGCCCATCGGGTACGGCGCCTCTGG
This genomic interval carries:
- a CDS encoding serine protease — its product is MNRLLLGTPLLWALVSCASGPSQSSADTPVAAHTQAPVQVARALSRPEPTPPPTRKAMVRRILPLNVRLVTTEDGKVRRSASGVVIGTEAGESGPVSYVLTNAHAVEQGDLKAPVLKVVLDRRAESHEYLAEVVAEGQVPDLDLALLRVSGVAWPVADLAADDELEPGEDVVVAASPYGRALSISGGMVSQVEWDQQTKHPRMLKTDAPIGYGASGGGIFSLETGRLLAIVEGYRTAKVDFEVASQNFSFDVPMPGETFAAPSAKVRGFLQAKGFGRLLERSADADEAGPQKTASR